A genomic stretch from Sphingobacterium sp. ML3W includes:
- the alaS gene encoding alanine--tRNA ligase produces MTSREIRQAFLDFFKSKGHQIVPSAPVVVKNDPTLMFTNAGMNQFKDLFLGEASIKFPRVADTQRCLRVSGKHNDLEEVGIDTYHHTLFEMLGNWSFGDYFKKEAIAWAWELLTEVYKLDKDRLYVTIFEGDASEGLDRDMEAFDFWKQWIAEDRILLGNKKDNFWEMGETGPCGPCSEIHFDMRSAEERAQVAGQSLVNADHPQVIEIWNLVFMQFNRLKDGSLQSLPAKHVDTGMGFERLVRCIQGKTSNYDTDVFTPTIDFIAEKSGIKYGLDEKTDIAMRVVSDHIRAVSFAIADGQLPSNNKAGYVIRRILRRAVRYAYTFLGFKTPFIHELVPVLAAQFSGVFDELIQQQDFVQKVILEEEVSFLRTLSTGVQRFENYVEDHSVINGDFAFELYDTYGFPIDLTELLAREKGLSVDMEGFKQALQVQKDRSRAATAIDTGDWILVNDDEGFEFVGYDTLTAKTEIVKYRKVVAKNKEQYQLVLSVSPFYAEGGGQVGDSGELVSEETGEKIYITDTKKENGIFVHFTNKLPLDLSSTFIAQVDATKRLDTENNHSATHLLHAALKQVLGTHVNQKGSLVNADILRFDISHFAKMSEDEIKQVEDIVNAKIRENIPLKEERNIPYQQALDSGVTALFGEKYGDFVRVITFEDQFSKELCGGTHVKATGQIGFFKIVSESAVAAGVRRIEAITGTRSAAVIREHFELVQHLKELMNSPKDFVSALGKIIDENGALKKEIEKSITEKSLALKSELEAKIEQVGDINFLSTLVDLPNAEAVKTLAYAVKGAVNNLFLVIGAEFDGKPSLTVVISDDLAKEKGLNASNIVRDLAKDIQGGGGGQPFFATAGGKNSAGLKTAIERAKEFLS; encoded by the coding sequence ATGACAAGTAGAGAAATTCGTCAAGCCTTTTTAGACTTTTTTAAAAGTAAGGGGCATCAGATAGTACCTTCAGCACCAGTAGTTGTAAAAAATGATCCTACATTGATGTTTACCAATGCAGGGATGAACCAGTTCAAGGATTTATTCTTGGGGGAAGCGTCGATTAAATTTCCACGTGTAGCTGATACGCAGCGGTGCCTGCGTGTTTCGGGTAAGCATAACGATTTAGAGGAAGTTGGTATTGATACTTACCACCACACCTTATTTGAAATGTTGGGAAACTGGAGCTTTGGGGATTACTTTAAAAAGGAAGCTATTGCTTGGGCTTGGGAACTATTGACCGAAGTTTATAAACTTGACAAAGATCGTTTATACGTAACTATTTTTGAGGGCGACGCGAGTGAAGGTTTGGACCGGGATATGGAAGCGTTTGATTTTTGGAAACAATGGATAGCTGAAGATCGTATCTTGCTTGGCAATAAAAAGGATAATTTCTGGGAAATGGGAGAGACTGGTCCTTGTGGACCTTGTTCTGAAATCCATTTTGATATGCGTAGTGCAGAAGAACGTGCGCAGGTAGCAGGACAAAGCTTAGTTAATGCTGATCATCCACAGGTGATTGAAATTTGGAACTTGGTCTTCATGCAATTCAATCGCTTGAAGGACGGATCTCTCCAATCTTTACCAGCTAAACATGTCGATACAGGTATGGGCTTTGAGCGTCTTGTCAGATGTATTCAGGGTAAAACCTCAAATTATGATACAGATGTCTTTACGCCAACTATTGATTTTATTGCAGAGAAATCGGGGATAAAATATGGTTTAGATGAGAAAACTGACATTGCGATGCGTGTAGTATCTGATCATATCCGTGCGGTAAGTTTTGCGATAGCAGATGGACAATTACCCTCTAATAATAAAGCTGGATACGTAATCCGCCGCATTTTACGTCGTGCGGTGCGTTATGCTTATACATTTTTAGGATTCAAAACACCATTTATTCATGAGCTTGTTCCAGTTTTGGCGGCACAATTCAGTGGCGTATTCGATGAATTGATCCAACAACAGGATTTTGTTCAGAAAGTAATCTTAGAGGAAGAAGTTTCGTTTTTAAGAACTTTGTCCACTGGGGTACAGCGTTTTGAAAATTACGTGGAAGATCATAGCGTTATTAATGGTGATTTTGCATTTGAACTATACGATACATACGGCTTTCCAATCGATTTAACAGAATTGTTAGCGCGAGAGAAAGGATTGTCTGTTGACATGGAGGGCTTCAAACAGGCGCTTCAGGTTCAAAAAGATCGCTCTCGTGCGGCAACAGCAATTGACACCGGAGACTGGATTCTTGTCAATGATGATGAGGGTTTTGAATTTGTTGGTTATGATACCTTGACCGCAAAAACAGAAATCGTAAAATACCGTAAAGTTGTTGCAAAAAATAAAGAGCAGTATCAATTGGTTCTTTCCGTCAGTCCGTTTTATGCCGAAGGGGGCGGGCAGGTTGGAGATTCTGGTGAACTTGTCTCAGAAGAAACAGGTGAAAAGATATACATTACGGATACGAAAAAGGAAAATGGAATTTTCGTTCATTTTACCAATAAATTGCCTTTGGATCTGAGCAGTACCTTTATTGCGCAGGTTGACGCTACCAAACGACTGGATACCGAAAACAATCACTCTGCAACTCACTTATTGCATGCTGCACTAAAACAGGTATTAGGTACGCACGTAAATCAAAAAGGTTCATTGGTCAATGCTGATATACTACGTTTTGATATTTCTCATTTTGCAAAGATGAGTGAGGATGAGATCAAACAGGTAGAGGATATCGTGAATGCCAAAATTCGTGAAAATATCCCGTTGAAAGAAGAACGGAATATACCTTATCAGCAGGCTTTGGATTCAGGTGTAACCGCCCTGTTTGGTGAGAAATATGGTGACTTTGTACGTGTGATTACTTTTGAAGATCAATTCTCCAAAGAGCTATGCGGTGGTACACATGTGAAAGCTACGGGCCAGATCGGATTCTTTAAGATTGTTTCTGAGTCAGCTGTTGCGGCAGGAGTGCGTCGTATTGAGGCGATTACAGGAACTCGCTCAGCGGCGGTAATTCGTGAGCATTTTGAATTGGTACAGCATCTAAAAGAACTGATGAATAGTCCAAAGGACTTTGTGTCTGCTTTGGGTAAGATCATTGACGAAAATGGAGCGCTGAAAAAAGAAATTGAAAAAAGCATTACTGAAAAATCTTTAGCATTGAAATCGGAGCTGGAAGCAAAGATCGAACAGGTCGGCGATATCAACTTCTTGTCGACGTTGGTGGATCTGCCGAATGCAGAAGCGGTTAAAACCTTAGCTTATGCAGTAAAGGGAGCTGTCAATAATTTATTTTTGGTTATTGGAGCGGAATTCGATGGAAAGCCAAGTTTGACAGTCGTAATTTCGGATGATTTAGCAAAAGAAAAAGGTTTAAATGCGAGTAACATTGTTCGTGATCTGGCAAAGGATATCCAAGGTGGTGGCGGGGGACAACCTTTCTTTGCGACAGCGGGAGGTAAAAATTCTGCAGGATTAAAAACAGCCATTGAACGGGCGAAGGAATTTTTGAGTTAA
- a CDS encoding TlpA disulfide reductase family protein yields the protein MKKAIFLVVGVVGLMLGCQNKEQFTIKGNIENPGNIKVVSLYEGDTKLDSMFFGDNNKFQFVRQASQSRLLSLRVGKNRYDLIASPGETISFKADLHKDVNDYLVEGSELSKTIQPFAKERNHRDYMQDSLQGVFSKLTANSTADEIEKLRAEYKAKFANELRDYTSKAVDFSTKHNDLAGFYAISTLDPEVAEAEIIAYADRIKNEFTENRYVTQFKEETQKLKKMAIGQPAPELTSFTPSNKEVKLSSFKGKYTLVDFWASWCMPCRQENPNLVKLYNVYHTKGFDILSVSFDDNPGSWMRAIADDKLTWTHVSDLKAWSSPVVIDYRVKALPTSYILDPNGIIIAKNLRGEELAGFLKKTIK from the coding sequence ATGAAAAAGGCAATTTTTTTAGTAGTTGGTGTGGTTGGATTGATGTTGGGTTGCCAGAATAAAGAGCAGTTTACCATCAAAGGAAATATAGAAAATCCTGGTAATATAAAAGTTGTCTCCTTGTATGAGGGTGATACCAAGCTAGATTCTATGTTTTTTGGTGACAATAACAAATTTCAGTTTGTGCGTCAGGCTAGTCAATCGAGATTGTTGTCGCTGCGTGTCGGTAAAAATCGCTATGACCTGATTGCTTCCCCAGGTGAGACAATTTCATTTAAAGCAGATTTGCATAAGGATGTTAATGATTATCTCGTTGAAGGGTCTGAATTGTCGAAAACGATCCAGCCGTTTGCTAAGGAACGGAACCATCGCGATTACATGCAAGATTCTCTACAGGGTGTCTTTTCCAAATTAACAGCAAATTCAACTGCTGACGAAATAGAAAAACTTCGTGCAGAATATAAAGCCAAATTTGCAAATGAACTTCGTGACTATACCAGCAAGGCTGTCGATTTTTCCACTAAGCATAATGATCTGGCTGGATTTTATGCCATCTCCACGTTGGATCCTGAGGTAGCGGAGGCAGAAATTATTGCTTATGCAGATAGAATTAAAAATGAATTTACGGAAAATAGATATGTGACTCAGTTTAAGGAGGAAACCCAAAAGCTGAAGAAAATGGCTATTGGTCAGCCTGCTCCGGAGTTGACGTCATTTACGCCTTCCAATAAAGAGGTGAAGTTGTCTAGTTTTAAAGGAAAATACACTTTGGTTGACTTTTGGGCTTCTTGGTGTATGCCATGTCGCCAGGAAAATCCAAATCTTGTCAAGTTATATAATGTTTATCACACCAAAGGTTTCGATATCCTGTCTGTTTCATTTGATGATAACCCTGGTTCATGGATGCGTGCTATTGCAGATGACAAACTGACTTGGACACATGTGTCTGATTTAAAGGCTTGGAGCTCACCGGTCGTAATAGATTACCGTGTCAAAGCATTGCCTACCTCTTATATCCTCGATCCAAATGGTATTATCATAGCAAAGAATCTGCGTGGTGAAGAGCTTGCTGGTTTTTTGAAGAAAACAATTAAGTAA
- a CDS encoding response regulator transcription factor, with the protein MSSSKQKILIVDDEKDILDLIAFNLNREGYQVSTAQNGEEAIQVAKQVNPDLIILDVMMPRMDGIEACRIMRAMPEFKSTFMVFLTARSEEYSEIAGFHVGADDYIAKPIKPRALMSRINAILRRNASEESDSNAQDKIEIADLVIDRDSFLVYKGEQKIVLAKKEFELLYLLASKPNKVFTREQILKSIWEDSVVVTNRTIDVHIRKLREKIGDDYVTTVKGVGYKFDKE; encoded by the coding sequence ATGAGTTCTTCGAAACAAAAGATTTTAATTGTTGATGACGAAAAAGATATCTTGGATTTAATTGCATTCAACTTAAATCGTGAAGGTTATCAGGTCTCTACAGCGCAAAATGGGGAAGAGGCAATACAAGTTGCCAAGCAAGTAAACCCCGATCTGATCATCTTGGATGTGATGATGCCTAGGATGGACGGTATTGAAGCTTGTCGCATCATGCGCGCTATGCCTGAATTCAAAAGTACCTTTATGGTGTTTTTGACAGCCAGAAGCGAAGAATATTCAGAAATTGCCGGATTTCATGTTGGAGCGGATGATTATATCGCCAAGCCAATTAAGCCTCGAGCACTGATGAGTCGTATTAATGCGATCTTAAGAAGAAACGCATCGGAGGAGTCTGATTCAAACGCACAGGATAAAATTGAGATAGCTGATCTGGTTATTGATAGAGATTCTTTCTTAGTTTACAAAGGAGAGCAAAAGATTGTGCTTGCCAAGAAAGAGTTTGAATTGCTTTACTTGTTAGCTTCCAAACCAAATAAAGTTTTCACAAGAGAGCAGATTTTAAAAAGTATTTGGGAAGACTCGGTGGTTGTTACCAATCGGACAATCGATGTGCATATCCGTAAGCTCCGTGAAAAAATAGGCGACGATTACGTCACTACAGTAAAAGGAGTAGGTTACAAATTTGATAAAGAATAA
- a CDS encoding dihydroorotase, whose protein sequence is MSSILIKSAQLVNEGKVETADVYISNGRIEMIAQEINHPADQEINAEGLHLFPGLIDDQVHFREPGLTYKADIWHESRAAVAGGTTSFMEMPNTVPNTLTQELLQDKYDIAGKNALANYSFFMGAANDNLEEVLKTNPRDVCGIKVFMGSSTGNMLVDNEKALEGIFANAPTLIATHCEDEATIKANLARFKEQYGEEGLKIEMHPLIRSAEACYLSSSKAVELAKKHDTRLHILHISTAREIELFRNDIPLKDKKITAEACIHHLWFSDQDYLTKGNFIKWNPAVKTANDRDHILKAVLDGHIDVIATDHAPHTIEEKTQPYASAPSGGPLVQHALQALLDMVKAGKMTLEQLVQKSAHNTATLFQIEDRGYIREGYWADLVLVDLNKKYTVSKENILSKCGWSPFEGHTFSSTIEHTIVSGKVAFSQGQIIEKGAGERLLFNR, encoded by the coding sequence ATGTCATCTATTCTTATAAAATCTGCGCAACTTGTTAACGAAGGTAAAGTTGAGACTGCTGATGTATATATCAGTAATGGTCGAATCGAAATGATCGCACAGGAGATAAATCATCCTGCGGATCAGGAAATCAATGCTGAGGGACTACATCTGTTTCCGGGATTAATTGATGACCAGGTTCATTTTAGAGAACCGGGGTTAACTTATAAAGCGGATATATGGCATGAAAGCCGTGCTGCGGTGGCAGGTGGGACAACCTCCTTTATGGAGATGCCAAATACAGTTCCCAATACCCTGACGCAGGAATTGCTCCAGGATAAATATGATATTGCAGGAAAGAATGCATTAGCCAATTACTCGTTCTTTATGGGAGCGGCCAACGATAACTTAGAAGAAGTACTGAAAACCAATCCACGTGATGTCTGTGGTATAAAGGTATTTATGGGATCATCCACAGGGAATATGTTGGTGGATAATGAAAAAGCTTTGGAAGGTATCTTTGCCAACGCTCCTACATTGATCGCTACACACTGTGAGGACGAAGCAACAATCAAAGCCAATCTGGCGAGATTCAAGGAGCAATATGGTGAAGAGGGATTGAAGATTGAAATGCATCCATTGATCCGATCTGCTGAAGCTTGTTACTTATCTTCATCTAAGGCTGTGGAATTGGCAAAAAAGCATGATACAAGATTACATATTTTACATATATCAACAGCAAGAGAGATTGAACTATTCCGGAATGATATCCCATTAAAGGATAAGAAAATCACTGCCGAAGCTTGTATCCATCACCTTTGGTTTTCTGATCAAGATTACCTAACAAAGGGGAATTTTATCAAGTGGAATCCGGCGGTAAAAACGGCCAATGACCGTGACCATATTCTTAAAGCTGTATTGGATGGACATATTGATGTGATAGCGACAGATCATGCCCCACATACAATCGAGGAAAAAACACAGCCATATGCATCGGCTCCTAGCGGTGGTCCTTTGGTTCAACATGCTTTACAAGCATTATTGGATATGGTCAAAGCAGGTAAAATGACCTTGGAACAATTGGTTCAAAAGTCAGCACATAATACAGCTACACTATTTCAGATTGAAGATCGTGGCTATATCCGTGAAGGCTATTGGGCGGATCTGGTACTCGTGGATCTAAATAAAAAATATACCGTTTCAAAAGAAAATATCCTTTCTAAATGTGGTTGGTCACCATTTGAAGGACACACATTTAGTTCAACCATTGAACATACCATTGTATCTGGTAAAGTCGCATTTTCTCAGGGACAAATTATTGAGAAAGGTGCTGGTGAGCGTTTGTTGTTCAACAGATAA
- a CDS encoding LD-carboxypeptidase, producing MEKRAFIKSIALGTFAIPILGAGRATEVAAELAGAATLLAKKLYPGDTIGLITPAGVLDDEESIIIAREIFETLGFKVKEGKHIRSRYGNLAGTDQERIADIHDMFADKAVKAMVCVRGGSGTSRLLDQLDYKMIAQNPKILLGYSDITALILALYAKTGLVTFHGAVGISTWTKKLAEAFNAQFVANKPAVFENPKLRGDNIVQTKDRIATIFPGVVEGVLLGGNMTVLTGLCGTPYLPDFKDKVLFIEEVDEDMERVDRMFCQLKNAGILAGIKGFVFGKCTNCKPSGGYGSVTLDQLFNDYIKPLNVPAYSGAIIGHIAEQFILPVGAKVRMDASQGTITLLEPALKD from the coding sequence ATGGAAAAAAGGGCTTTTATAAAATCAATTGCTTTGGGCACATTCGCCATTCCGATATTGGGAGCTGGGCGCGCTACAGAAGTCGCAGCGGAGCTTGCAGGAGCGGCTACTTTGTTGGCAAAGAAGCTATACCCAGGGGATACTATAGGGTTGATAACTCCAGCAGGTGTTTTGGACGATGAGGAATCGATCATTATCGCACGCGAGATCTTTGAAACATTGGGTTTTAAAGTGAAGGAGGGAAAACATATCCGTAGCCGTTACGGTAATTTGGCAGGGACAGATCAGGAACGTATTGCTGATATACATGATATGTTTGCTGATAAGGCTGTCAAAGCAATGGTTTGTGTCAGGGGAGGTTCGGGAACTTCCCGGCTCTTAGACCAACTTGATTATAAGATGATTGCTCAAAATCCTAAAATTTTGTTGGGTTATTCAGATATAACGGCTTTAATTCTTGCTCTGTACGCGAAAACTGGACTTGTTACTTTCCATGGCGCGGTTGGTATAAGCACATGGACAAAGAAGCTGGCCGAGGCCTTTAATGCACAATTTGTTGCCAATAAGCCTGCGGTATTTGAAAATCCCAAATTGAGGGGGGATAATATTGTACAGACTAAAGATCGGATAGCTACAATCTTCCCAGGTGTTGTGGAGGGGGTATTGTTGGGTGGAAATATGACCGTATTGACGGGCTTATGTGGAACTCCTTATTTACCAGATTTTAAAGATAAGGTACTTTTTATTGAGGAGGTCGATGAAGATATGGAACGCGTCGATCGGATGTTTTGCCAGTTGAAAAATGCAGGGATATTGGCAGGGATTAAAGGTTTTGTTTTTGGGAAATGTACTAATTGTAAACCATCGGGAGGCTATGGCTCTGTGACATTGGATCAGCTATTCAATGATTATATTAAGCCCTTAAACGTGCCTGCTTATAGCGGAGCTATCATTGGGCATATTGCGGAGCAATTTATCCTTCCCGTAGGTGCAAAGGTGAGAATGGATGCGTCACAAGGAACGATTACCTTACTTGAGCCAGCCCTAAAAGATTAA